A region from the Afifella aestuarii genome encodes:
- a CDS encoding AraC family transcriptional regulator → MPESLAGLDALSALIRRHCDGHRCQTQVPGLTLVRSDGMTHPTASIYEPLLCVIAGGAKRAMLGEKLFEYGKGNYLVVSVDLPVVGEIFKASREEPYLALAVRLDPKLLAAMLLEMGDGEAQTTLAPGLSVSFLTPELLDPIVRFVSLLDRPRDIRILAPLIEREIVYRLMRGPQGGTLRQIALSDSRLSQISRAIAWIKQRFDSPLRIEDAADIAGMSASSFHRHFKAVTAMSPLQYQKQLRLQRARHMLLTQNADAGSVSFAVGYVSPSQFSREYARFFGAPPARDAARLRASALDDAQLTDPL, encoded by the coding sequence ATGCCGGAATCCCTTGCGGGCCTCGATGCTCTCAGCGCGCTGATCCGCCGCCATTGTGATGGCCACCGCTGCCAGACCCAGGTGCCAGGCCTCACCCTCGTGCGGTCGGATGGGATGACGCACCCGACGGCCTCGATTTACGAGCCGCTTCTGTGCGTGATCGCTGGCGGTGCCAAGCGCGCCATGCTCGGCGAGAAGCTCTTCGAATATGGCAAAGGCAACTACCTCGTCGTCTCGGTGGATCTGCCCGTCGTGGGGGAGATATTCAAAGCGAGCCGGGAAGAGCCTTATCTCGCCCTGGCGGTGCGTCTCGATCCGAAGCTCCTCGCCGCGATGCTTCTGGAAATGGGCGATGGAGAGGCCCAGACAACGCTCGCTCCGGGCCTCTCAGTCAGCTTTCTGACTCCTGAGCTTTTGGATCCGATTGTGAGGTTTGTCAGCCTTTTAGACCGACCTCGGGATATCCGGATCCTCGCGCCGCTGATTGAGCGGGAGATCGTCTACAGGCTGATGCGAGGACCGCAGGGCGGCACGCTGCGGCAGATTGCTCTGTCCGACAGCCGGCTCAGTCAGATCAGCCGCGCCATTGCGTGGATCAAACAACGCTTCGACAGCCCCCTCAGGATCGAGGACGCAGCCGATATCGCCGGCATGAGCGCCTCGTCTTTCCATCGCCATTTCAAGGCGGTGACGGCCATGAGCCCGCTGCAATACCAGAAGCAGCTTCGGCTGCAGCGCGCCCGCCACATGCTCCTTACGCAAAATGCCGATGCGGGCAGCGTCAGCTTCGCGGTGGGCTATGTGAGCCCGTCCCAGTTCAGCCGCGAATATGCGCGTTTCTTCGGTGCCCCTCCCGCCCGCGATGCGGCGCGGCTCCGCGCCTCGGCGCTCGATGACGCGCAATTGACCGATCCTCTCTGA
- a CDS encoding FAD binding domain-containing protein: MREFAYSRAGDLQEAGRLAEEQTGRFIAGGTNLLDLMKLEVETPKALVDISRLPLTEISPTEDGGLRIGAMVTNADLAADETVRRDYPVLSRALLAGASAQLRNKATTGGNLLQRTRCYYFYETSAPCNKRDPGSGCAALDGFNRIHAVLGASDQCIATHPSDMAVAMLALDASVETRLPDGGSRTIALKNFHRLPGQTPEVESNLQPGELITSVVLPPPPKGRHIYRKVRDRASYAFALVSVAGIVAVDNGNIASARLAFGGLAHKPWRDRAVEEALIGQEPSQALFEEAADLLLKEAAGHGHNDFKIPLARRTLIAVLSEATKEAAQ; encoded by the coding sequence ATGAGGGAATTTGCCTATTCGCGCGCCGGCGATCTTCAGGAAGCCGGCCGCCTTGCCGAAGAGCAGACTGGGCGCTTCATCGCCGGCGGCACCAATCTTCTGGATCTCATGAAACTCGAAGTCGAGACGCCGAAAGCGCTCGTCGACATCTCGCGGCTGCCTTTGACGGAGATCTCGCCAACAGAGGATGGCGGCCTCAGGATCGGAGCCATGGTGACCAATGCCGATCTCGCCGCCGATGAGACCGTGCGGCGCGATTATCCAGTCCTGTCGCGGGCGCTTTTGGCCGGCGCCTCGGCACAGCTGCGCAACAAGGCAACGACCGGCGGCAATCTCCTGCAGCGCACGCGTTGCTACTATTTCTACGAGACGTCCGCGCCCTGCAACAAACGCGATCCTGGTTCGGGCTGCGCCGCACTCGACGGCTTCAACCGCATTCACGCGGTCCTGGGCGCAAGCGATCAGTGCATCGCCACCCATCCCTCAGACATGGCAGTCGCCATGCTGGCGCTCGACGCGAGCGTCGAGACCCGGCTGCCGGACGGCGGAAGCCGGACGATCGCGCTGAAGAATTTTCACCGTCTTCCCGGTCAGACGCCGGAAGTGGAAAGCAATCTGCAGCCGGGCGAGCTCATCACCTCCGTCGTGCTGCCGCCGCCACCGAAAGGCCGGCACATCTATCGCAAGGTGCGCGACCGCGCCTCCTATGCATTTGCTCTCGTCTCGGTCGCCGGCATCGTCGCCGTGGACAACGGCAACATCGCCTCGGCCCGTCTGGCCTTCGGCGGGCTCGCCCACAAGCCGTGGCGCGACAGGGCGGTCGAGGAAGCTCTCATCGGCCAGGAGCCATCACAGGCGCTGTTCGAAGAGGCCGCGGATCTGCTTCTCAAGGAGGCGGCGGGCCACGGCCATAACGATTTCAAGATCCCCCTCGCCCGGCGGACGCTGATCGCCGTTCTGTCCGAGGCGACAAAGGAGGCCGCACAATGA
- a CDS encoding xanthine dehydrogenase family protein molybdopterin-binding subunit yields the protein MTDANTYAMDEAVGDTRLDRGTQGVLGKPLNRYEGALKVSGRAPYAYEHLAGEDVAYGFMVTAGIGRAKIRSVDTSKAEAAPGVLAVISGDDVLRASALPMAPAAQTIDGEVFHYGQPLALVVAETFEAARHAATLVETLYEPGQGRYSLRDQLDEAVNPGPGAMQPDNLRGEFEAVFAEAEVQFDETYTTPSHSAAPMEPHASVAKWDGDKLTVWSSCQLLETNVIQIANGVGVPVENVRLLSPYVGGGFGSKLGIGPDAVLAALGAKAAGKPVKVALSRQHVFQTTSRRSETIQRVRIGTTKEGRITALAHENFVVNSTGNSFFEPVAISTVFLYAGENRKITHRLAETDVLMTASVRAPGEAVGMLSLEGAMDELAIRLNLDPIEFRKMNEPEVAPQDDRPFSSRKLLECYEEGARRFGWQNRPKKPASRREGEWWIGYGMAAASRSHQLMKSSAEVELSPDGRATVRTAMTDIGTGSYTILQQITAEMLGLPPEHVTVLLGDTALPPSSGSGGSWGANSAGSSVYLACEDLVTELAKRLSADASDLTLKDGQAIAGNRQIPFDEILGGETLTGRGTIEPGKTADTTNQASYGAHFCEVAVNAVTGETRVRRLLTVAAAGRILNEKTATSQCYGGQIWGIGSALEEELVIDPRTGLLVNHDLAEYHVPVNADVPQLEVVFLEERDTAASLLAGKGLGELALAGVGAAITNAIYNACGVRVRDYPATLDKVLAGLPDA from the coding sequence ATGACCGACGCAAACACCTATGCGATGGACGAGGCGGTCGGCGACACACGCCTTGATCGCGGCACGCAGGGCGTTCTCGGCAAGCCCCTCAACCGCTACGAGGGTGCCCTCAAAGTCTCGGGCCGCGCGCCATACGCTTACGAGCATCTCGCCGGTGAGGACGTCGCCTACGGCTTCATGGTGACGGCAGGCATCGGGCGAGCGAAAATCCGGTCCGTCGACACATCCAAAGCGGAGGCGGCACCAGGCGTTCTGGCCGTCATCTCGGGAGATGATGTTCTGCGCGCCTCCGCCCTGCCGATGGCACCGGCTGCGCAGACAATCGACGGCGAGGTCTTCCATTACGGCCAGCCGCTGGCGCTCGTCGTTGCCGAAACCTTCGAGGCGGCTCGGCATGCGGCCACGCTTGTCGAGACCCTCTACGAACCCGGCCAGGGCCGCTACAGCCTGCGCGATCAGCTCGACGAGGCGGTCAATCCGGGGCCAGGCGCCATGCAGCCCGACAATCTCCGCGGGGAGTTCGAGGCCGTCTTTGCGGAAGCCGAGGTTCAGTTCGACGAAACCTATACGACGCCGAGCCACAGCGCCGCCCCGATGGAGCCGCATGCGAGCGTCGCCAAATGGGACGGCGACAAGCTGACAGTCTGGTCGTCCTGCCAGCTTCTGGAGACGAATGTCATTCAGATCGCCAACGGCGTCGGCGTGCCAGTCGAGAACGTCCGCCTTCTGAGCCCTTATGTCGGCGGTGGCTTCGGCTCCAAACTCGGCATTGGGCCGGACGCGGTGCTGGCGGCACTCGGCGCGAAAGCGGCGGGCAAGCCGGTGAAGGTCGCGCTCAGCCGCCAGCACGTCTTCCAGACGACCTCCCGTCGTTCCGAAACAATCCAGCGCGTGCGCATCGGCACGACGAAGGAAGGCCGCATCACCGCGCTCGCGCACGAAAACTTCGTCGTCAACTCGACCGGCAATTCGTTCTTCGAGCCGGTCGCGATTTCAACGGTGTTTCTCTATGCGGGCGAGAATCGAAAAATCACGCATCGGCTCGCTGAGACCGATGTCTTGATGACGGCCTCGGTGCGCGCGCCCGGCGAAGCCGTGGGCATGCTGTCGCTTGAGGGCGCCATGGACGAGCTCGCAATCCGATTGAACCTCGATCCGATCGAGTTTCGCAAGATGAACGAGCCGGAGGTCGCGCCGCAGGACGATCGCCCCTTCTCCTCGCGAAAACTCCTGGAATGCTATGAAGAAGGTGCCCGTCGCTTCGGCTGGCAGAACCGTCCCAAAAAGCCGGCAAGCCGGCGCGAAGGCGAATGGTGGATCGGCTATGGTATGGCCGCGGCTTCACGCAGCCATCAGCTGATGAAATCTTCCGCCGAGGTGGAGCTCTCCCCCGACGGCCGCGCCACGGTGAGAACGGCGATGACCGATATCGGCACGGGCTCCTACACAATCCTGCAGCAGATCACCGCCGAAATGCTGGGACTTCCGCCCGAACATGTGACCGTGCTTTTGGGCGATACGGCGCTGCCGCCCTCATCGGGCTCCGGCGGCTCCTGGGGCGCCAACAGCGCCGGCTCGTCGGTCTATCTGGCCTGCGAAGACCTCGTGACGGAGCTCGCAAAACGCCTCAGCGCCGACGCCTCGGACCTCACGTTGAAGGACGGTCAGGCGATCGCGGGCAACCGGCAAATTCCGTTCGACGAGATTCTGGGGGGCGAAACGCTCACCGGCCGCGGCACGATCGAGCCGGGGAAGACGGCGGACACCACCAATCAGGCAAGCTATGGAGCGCATTTCTGCGAGGTGGCCGTCAACGCCGTGACGGGCGAGACGCGGGTGCGCCGGCTTCTGACCGTCGCTGCCGCCGGGCGCATACTCAACGAGAAGACGGCCACGTCACAATGCTACGGCGGTCAGATCTGGGGGATCGGCTCGGCGCTCGAAGAAGAGCTGGTGATCGATCCCCGCACCGGCCTTCTGGTCAATCACGATCTCGCCGAATACCACGTTCCGGTGAACGCCGACGTGCCGCAGCTCGAGGTCGTCTTCCTTGAGGAGCGCGACACGGCGGCGAGTCTACTCGCCGGCAAGGGGCTCGGCGAACTCGCTCTTGCGGGCGTCGGGGCGGCCATTACCAACGCCATCTACAATGCCTGCGGCGTGCGGGTGCGCGATTATCCGGCGACTCTCGACAAGGTTCTCGCAGGTCTCCCAGACGCCTGA
- a CDS encoding 2Fe-2S iron-sulfur cluster-binding protein: MITLTVNETDYELDLDPRTSLLDALRDHLALTGTKKGCDHGQCGACTVLVNGRRINSCLTLAVMHDGDAVTTIEGLGTPEALHPMQTSFLNHDGFQCGYCTPGQIVSALGMLDEFRAGWPSHVSASLDGQTDLSDEEISERMSGNICRCSAYPNIVDAIRAARDERADKGESEGLA; the protein is encoded by the coding sequence GTGATCACACTCACCGTCAACGAGACCGATTATGAGCTGGACCTCGATCCGCGCACCTCGCTTCTCGATGCGTTGCGCGACCACCTCGCGCTCACCGGCACCAAGAAAGGCTGCGACCACGGCCAGTGCGGCGCCTGCACTGTCCTCGTCAACGGCCGCCGCATCAATTCCTGCCTGACGCTTGCCGTCATGCATGACGGCGATGCCGTCACCACCATCGAAGGCCTCGGCACACCTGAAGCCCTGCACCCGATGCAGACGAGCTTTCTCAACCATGACGGCTTTCAATGCGGGTACTGCACGCCAGGCCAGATCGTCTCCGCGCTCGGGATGCTCGACGAGTTTCGCGCCGGCTGGCCGAGCCATGTGAGCGCAAGCTTGGATGGCCAGACGGACCTCTCCGACGAAGAAATCTCAGAGCGCATGAGCGGCAATATCTGCCGGTGTTCCGCCTATCCCAACATCGTCGACGCAATCCGCGCTGCCCGCGACGAACGTGCCGACAAGGGCGAAAGCGAGGGGCTGGCATGA